GGGTGATCGTTCCGCTGTTTGACGCACGGCGCGGACAAATTTACACCGGGCTTTATCGCTACGAAGGCGGTGCGCTCCGCTGTCTTGAGGAGGACCGGATTGTGGCGGCGGATGAGTGGGCGCGTCGGTTGAGCGAGCGGGAAGAGGATGTATTGTTCATTGGTGCGGATGCACCGCTATATCGTGATTTGTTTCGAAGTCATTTAGGCGAACGGGTTCACGTGGCCCCGCCGTCTTTGGCGTTGCCGCGTCCGAGCGAGTTGGTGATGCTCGGCAAACAAAAAGAGCGCGAGAACGCCCATGTGTTTGTGCCGAACTACCTCCGCCTTGCCGAGGCGGAGGCGAAATGGCTCGCGAAACAAAAAGGGGAACAGAACGATGGGGATCAATGTTCAATTTCGGCCAATGACCATTCATGACATTGATGAAGTCGTGCAAGTCGAGCGGGCATCGTTTACTTCGCCTTGGAGCCGTGAATCGTTTTACAACGAGCTCATGTACAACCGCTACGCCAAATATATCGTCATGGTGTACAACGGGCGGATCATCGGGTATGGTGGGATGTGGCTTGTCATCGATGAGGCGCATGTGACGAATGTAGCCGTGTTGCCGCAGTTTCGTGGGCAAAAGCTTGGTGAAGCGCTCATGCGACGCTTGATGGACATGGCTAGGCAGCACGGGGCGGCGACGATGACGCTTGAGGTGCGCGTGTCCAATCATGTTGCCCAGTCGCTGTACCGAAAGCTTGGGTTTCGCAACGGAGGCATTCGCAAACGGTATTATCCGGATAACTTTGAAGACGCGTTAGTCATGTGGGTGAAGCTGAGATGAATGAGGACGTGTATGTATTAGGCATTGAAACGAGCTGCGATGAAACGGCGGCAGCAGTCGTGAAAAACGGAAGAGAGGTTTTATCGAATGTAGTGGCGTCGCAAATGGAAAGCCATCGGCGGTTTGGCGGCGTCGTGCCGGAAATTGCTTCCCGCCATCATGTGGAGCAAATTACGCTCGTTATTGAGGAAGCGATGCAGCAGGCCGGCGTATCGTTTGCGAGCCTTGATGCGGTGGCGGTGACGGCCGGACCGGGGCTTGTCGGAGCGCTTCTTGTCGGGGTCAACGCGGCGAAAGCGTTAGCGTTCGCCCATGGATTGCCGCTTATTGGAGTGCATCATATCGCCGGTCATATTTACGCCAATCAATTAGTGGCCGAAATGAAGTTCCCGCTGTTGGCGCTCGTCGTTTCCGGTGGTCATACGGAACTAGTGTTCATGAAGGAGCATGGGAATTTTGCGGTGATCGGTGAAACGCGCGATGACGCTGCCGGTGAGGCGTATGACAAGGTGGCGCGGGCTTTAGGCCTTCCGTACCCAGGAGGACCGCACATCGACCGGCTGGCTCATGAGGGAGAGCCAGTGATTGATTTGCCGCGAGCGTGGCTTGAGGAAGGTTCGTATGATTTCAGCTTCAGCGGCTTAAAATCGGCGGTTCTCAATGCGCTCCACAACGCGAAGCAGCGCGGCGAGGAGATCGATCCGAGACAGATGGCCGCGAGCTTTCAGGCCAGCGTCGTCGATGTG
Above is a window of Geobacillus thermoleovorans DNA encoding:
- the tsaB gene encoding tRNA (adenosine(37)-N6)-threonylcarbamoyltransferase complex dimerization subunit type 1 TsaB, giving the protein MKVLGIDTSNMPLGIALVDGDVVKGEFITNVKKDHSSRAMPAIELLLRRCDVAPKDLDLIVVAKGPGSYTGVRIGVTIAKTLAWSLGIPIAGVSSLEVLAANGRYFPGVIVPLFDARRGQIYTGLYRYEGGALRCLEEDRIVAADEWARRLSEREEDVLFIGADAPLYRDLFRSHLGERVHVAPPSLALPRPSELVMLGKQKERENAHVFVPNYLRLAEAEAKWLAKQKGEQNDGDQCSISANDHS
- the rimI gene encoding ribosomal protein S18-alanine N-acetyltransferase, encoding MGINVQFRPMTIHDIDEVVQVERASFTSPWSRESFYNELMYNRYAKYIVMVYNGRIIGYGGMWLVIDEAHVTNVAVLPQFRGQKLGEALMRRLMDMARQHGAATMTLEVRVSNHVAQSLYRKLGFRNGGIRKRYYPDNFEDALVMWVKLR
- the tsaD gene encoding tRNA (adenosine(37)-N6)-threonylcarbamoyltransferase complex transferase subunit TsaD codes for the protein MNEDVYVLGIETSCDETAAAVVKNGREVLSNVVASQMESHRRFGGVVPEIASRHHVEQITLVIEEAMQQAGVSFASLDAVAVTAGPGLVGALLVGVNAAKALAFAHGLPLIGVHHIAGHIYANQLVAEMKFPLLALVVSGGHTELVFMKEHGNFAVIGETRDDAAGEAYDKVARALGLPYPGGPHIDRLAHEGEPVIDLPRAWLEEGSYDFSFSGLKSAVLNALHNAKQRGEEIDPRQMAASFQASVVDVLVTKTVQAAKEYRVRQVLLAGGVAANRGLRAALQDKMKELPDVELVIPPLSLCTDNAAMIAVAGTVLYQQGKRADLALNANPSLPLV